In the Acetobacterium sp. KB-1 genome, GGCTGGCGGTGACATCTATCGGATGCCACTGTCCGGCCGGGGCGGATACAATCAATTCTATGAGAACTTGGACCCGCTGCTCAGAGCGTCGATGGAAGCAGCCTGGGGACCACCGCCCGGGGAAGGGATGGTTTTCGAGAATCAGCTGGTCATTACCGGGCTGAATTTTGGCAATGTGTGGGTGATGCTTCAGCCCAAACGGGGCTGTTATGGCCCGAAATGTACCGGGGAAGTCTGCAAGATTCTTCATGATCCAGCCTGCCCGCCGCCCCATCAGTATCTGGCCACCTATCGCTATATCGATGAGTTGTTAAAGGCCCATGCCGTAGTTCACGTCGGAACTGCTGGCAGTTTGGAGCATTTGCCGGGAAAAACCAATGCGTTGTCAGAATTCTGCTGGCCGGACGTGGTGATTGGCAATCTGCCTAATTTTTATTGCTATAATGCCGCCATCGGCGTCGAAGGCGTGGGTACCAAGCGCCGTAATTATGCGGTGGTGCTTGATTATCTGCCCAGCTGTCTCAATACCGATTATACCCGGATTGAAGTGATCAATGAGTTGGGAAACTACCTGGAGGCGGTTGATGTTCAAAGTCAGCAGGTTGAAGTGATGCAGAATAGCATTGAAAATCGCATCAATCAGACACCGGAATATTGCAAAATCGTTGAAAAAGAAGTGGCATTTTTAGAAGGCGTAAAAAAACTCAAGGGTTTACTAACTCAGTCCATCACCCATTCCTTTGAACAGGAGAATCATATTTGGGGAGAGGTTCCCAAACTCAGTCATCAGGTATCCTATATCAAAGAATCAATTGATGGAACCAGCTTGTATGCATCGCTGGTGAAAAAAGACTGTATCGATGACTATACCTATCATTCGGAAATGTTGTTGTTGATTTCTGGTTTGCTCAGCCCGACTAAAACTGCAGAACTCCAGTCGCACCCCAGTGATGTGATGGTACCGGGCATTCTGGAAGCGGCGGTGCTGGAAAATGAAATAAAAAACAACCAAAGCAGTTTGATGAGTGTTGAAAATGAATCAAGGGCCCTGATCGAGGCCTTGATGGGGGATTACATAGAGCCGGGGCTGGCGGGCTCACCCCGGGATGGACTGGGGCGGATTATGCCAACCGGGCGAAATTTTTACTTGATGGATACCCAAAAAGTTCCCACCAAATCGGCCTATGCCATTGGGGTGGAAATGGCGGATCAATTAATTCGTCAACATCAAAAAGACACCGGACAATTTCCCGAAAAGGTGGCCATGAACATGATTTCCACCGACATCTCGATGACCAATGGAGAACAGCTTTCTCAGGTTCTGGCCTTATTGGGCGTTACACCGGTCTGGAATGAATCGGGGATTGTGATGGATGTCAAGGCGATTCCATTAGAAGCACTGGGACGGCCGAGAATTGACGTGATCATCCGGATTTCCGGCGTTTTAAGAGATTCCTATCCCGATCTGATTGCCTTGATGGATCAGGCAGTGCAAATGGTGGCTGTGCTTAACGAACCAGAAAGCTTAAATTTTGTTCGCCGCAATGCCTTAAAAACAATCAATGAACTGGCAGGAACAGAAGAAGTGGCCCAGGAAACGAGGTGGCGGCGTGCCACCATGCGGATCTTTGGCGACAAGCCGGGAACCTACGGCTCTGGCGTAGATCTGGCCTTAAAAGCCAGTGCCTGGGAGTCGGAAGATGAGTTGGCCAAGGTGTTTACCTCATTTTCGGGTTATGCCTATGGCGATGGTTTAAACGGAGCGGTGTCCCATAAAGAATTTGTGGATAACGTTAAGTCGGCGGAGCTTGTTTTTGAAACCTCAGTGAGTAATCGGTATGACCTGCTTTCATCTGGCTATAGCGCTTCGGTGATCGGCGGTTTTAACATGGTCAAAAATCAGTTTGATCAGGATGCGCTCAAACAATATCACGGGACCTCCAACAATAAAGAAAAGGTAGTTATTACAACAATGGCAGATGAGCTCAATCGCATTGTCGAAGGCACCTTATTTAATCCGCTCTGGAACCGCTCAGTAATGGACAAGGGCTATCGTGGTGCCGCCGAGGTAATGCGAAAGGCGCAAACCATTTTTAGCTGGAAGTGTACCACCAAAAATGTTGATGACAGGGCTATTGATGAAATCGTTAAGACCTATCTCGGTGATCCGGAAATGGCAAGCTGGCTTAGCCAGGAGAATAGCTTTGCCATTGAGGAAATGTCAAGACGATTTCTGGAGCTCCACCAACGACAAAAATGGAATCCTAGTCTCGAGGCATTAGAAATTTTAACAAATATTTATATGAAAATTGAGGGTGATATGGAAGAGCTGATGGAAGAATCCCAGGGTGATTACCAGGGCGGGACAATCGAAATTGTCGGTCACCAGGATGTGGAAGCATGGAACAAAAGTATTCAGGAAGTGGATGCCCTGTTCGATTCAGAGAAAAGTCTGTAAAAAGAAGTGATGGGTGAGATCACAATTTTTAAGACGTGTAACGGAGGTGGTTATTATTTCAAAAGAAAGTGTGCTAATTGTCCTTTGGACTACCGGTCGCTGTAATCTGGCCTGCGAATACTGTTATGCCGGTTTAACCCATCTAAAAGCGGATATGGATTTTGAGACCGCGGCTCAGACGCTGGATCTGTTTTCCGATCATTATATGAAAATTCAGTTCGCCGGGGGAGAACCGCTGCTGAACTACCCTTTAATCTGTCAAGTGGTTTCTTATGTGAAGGAAAAAAATTACAATGCCAGCTTTCAGATGCAGACCAACGGCATCTGCATTACCCCGGAGATTGCCGTGGGCCTGAAAAAAATGAGGATTGCCTTAGGGGTCAGTCTTGATGGTCCCCCGGAGGTGAATGAGTTTACCCGGGGAAGGACAAGAGACGTGATTGCCGGGATTGGGTGTCTGGCTAATGAAGGAATCAAAATCAATCTCAACAGCGTGGTGACCAGTCACAGCATCACACAGCTTCCCAAGCTGGTCAGTTTCGCCTATTATTTGGGTAATGTAGGCGGGATTGGCCTTGATTTATTGCGGGATGCAGGGCGCGCCAGAGACCAGCGGGCGATCATCAAAAAAGCCACCCCAGAGCAAATCAAGACAGCGTTGACGAAAATGGTTGAGACTGCTGAGGAATTATATCGGCTGACTGGTAAAAAAATTGTGATCCGTGAGGTTCATGAAGCGAAGCAGCGGTTGAAAATGACCTCGTGCAACAAGGAATACTGTTATGCATCCTGCGGTAGATCCTATGTCGTGCTGCCTTGTGGCGATGTTTACCCTTGCGGATCACTAATTGAAAATCCGAAATATTTTATGGGGAATGTGGTAAAAGCGCGCCCCTTAAAAAACGTTGTCATTGTAAAGGCAGAATCGCAAGGCTGTAAAACATGTGACTATTATAGCATCTGTCCCGGGGGCTGTCCCTCGCGCCTGATCTTAAATGATGAAAAAAAACAGGACACCTCGCTGGACTGCGTGTTAAAAAAGGCCGCCTTTGAGCTGGCCAGACAATAACAAGGCTTGGTGAAGTGGGAAACGATTAAGACGCAAGTTTAGCAATCATATCGCTGTTTGAAAGTAAGTCTACGGCAGGTCGTTTGCTTAATGATCAAAAGCGACATACGCCTGAATAACCGTCTTAAGTTCAGAGACCCCTTCGCCGGTCAATGCACTTACCGGGTGAATCTTATCAGGGTGGACTCCGGCATAAGTCAGGTAGCGTAGACTTCGCTTGAGGTTACAGTGTTTATGATCAATTTTGGTAATAACCCCAATTACGGGGATGTTATAGGTACAGACAAAAT is a window encoding:
- a CDS encoding cobaltochelatase subunit CobN; its protein translation is MSNQANRRINKKQSDLKQTNGVRASAHQEGKLKSGEPADSENFSKRVRDGIFHPDTKIVFSSLAAYQNWYRGLDDAQMVVGILTHYENWIKKKAAVEEALIRELEVQGIRVIPVFSYSSADEESGVKGFRTIISDYFSSNGKLSIDGLINFQMQAATGNTQSGDLFSQSVAVFKEMNIPVFRPVVSRLQNQQQWEANLAGLSAEISWAFTTSEMMGMIEPIIIGTRKDTQDMLKMTPIPERISRLVARIIRRIELKKVKAADKKIVLMLHCSPCAGVEATLGSGAGLNVFESVVRMLKTLKAAGYQITDIPADGPALKKMMLDKKAYQDFRWTTVEDIVKAGGDIYRMPLSGRGGYNQFYENLDPLLRASMEAAWGPPPGEGMVFENQLVITGLNFGNVWVMLQPKRGCYGPKCTGEVCKILHDPACPPPHQYLATYRYIDELLKAHAVVHVGTAGSLEHLPGKTNALSEFCWPDVVIGNLPNFYCYNAAIGVEGVGTKRRNYAVVLDYLPSCLNTDYTRIEVINELGNYLEAVDVQSQQVEVMQNSIENRINQTPEYCKIVEKEVAFLEGVKKLKGLLTQSITHSFEQENHIWGEVPKLSHQVSYIKESIDGTSLYASLVKKDCIDDYTYHSEMLLLISGLLSPTKTAELQSHPSDVMVPGILEAAVLENEIKNNQSSLMSVENESRALIEALMGDYIEPGLAGSPRDGLGRIMPTGRNFYLMDTQKVPTKSAYAIGVEMADQLIRQHQKDTGQFPEKVAMNMISTDISMTNGEQLSQVLALLGVTPVWNESGIVMDVKAIPLEALGRPRIDVIIRISGVLRDSYPDLIALMDQAVQMVAVLNEPESLNFVRRNALKTINELAGTEEVAQETRWRRATMRIFGDKPGTYGSGVDLALKASAWESEDELAKVFTSFSGYAYGDGLNGAVSHKEFVDNVKSAELVFETSVSNRYDLLSSGYSASVIGGFNMVKNQFDQDALKQYHGTSNNKEKVVITTMADELNRIVEGTLFNPLWNRSVMDKGYRGAAEVMRKAQTIFSWKCTTKNVDDRAIDEIVKTYLGDPEMASWLSQENSFAIEEMSRRFLELHQRQKWNPSLEALEILTNIYMKIEGDMEELMEESQGDYQGGTIEIVGHQDVEAWNKSIQEVDALFDSEKSL
- a CDS encoding radical SAM/SPASM domain-containing protein, whose protein sequence is MRSQFLRRVTEVVIISKESVLIVLWTTGRCNLACEYCYAGLTHLKADMDFETAAQTLDLFSDHYMKIQFAGGEPLLNYPLICQVVSYVKEKNYNASFQMQTNGICITPEIAVGLKKMRIALGVSLDGPPEVNEFTRGRTRDVIAGIGCLANEGIKINLNSVVTSHSITQLPKLVSFAYYLGNVGGIGLDLLRDAGRARDQRAIIKKATPEQIKTALTKMVETAEELYRLTGKKIVIREVHEAKQRLKMTSCNKEYCYASCGRSYVVLPCGDVYPCGSLIENPKYFMGNVVKARPLKNVVIVKAESQGCKTCDYYSICPGGCPSRLILNDEKKQDTSLDCVLKKAAFELARQ